A window of Adhaeribacter arboris genomic DNA:
CCCGGTAAGAACGAGCCACTTGAATTACTTTAGATACTTTCCTGTCTATTCGGGTTTTAGCTAAACGAGCATTCCGGCGCTCCATACGGCGGGCAATGCGCTCTAGCTTGCGGGATTTTTTTAGAAATGCTTTTTCCAGTAAGCGCTGGCTGGTATCTACGGCCATACCCGACGGTCGCCGGCCAAAGCTAACGGTTTGCCTGGCGGAACGACAGGAAGCCATAGCCAGTAAAGTGCCTAATAAAATAGTAATGTATAATTTAAATAATTCTCTCCGCAACATAGCCCGACACGTTTAGCGATAGGGGTAAAAATAAAAATTCCGGCAGTGCAAAGAAACGAATCCTTCTTTAAAATTTATCCACGATAATTTAAGACAATTGTGGAATAGTATGTGTATAAAATAAACGTTTATAAACCAATTGCTTACCTTTTGTTTTTCAATGAAGTATGTTTAATTTAATTAATGATAGGAAAAAATTATCTTATTTTTGTAAAACAAGGCTCGAAAAATCAGATAAAATTTTAGGATACTAACAGCAAAGTATTCTATAAATGAACTACCCTCGCGTAAAAACCAATACGCCAAAGAATTGCTTTAGGCCTTTTTGTTTAGTAAAAAGATGCGGAACCCGAAAGAAGCATTAAGCGTTTGAAGCCATAAACAATATGGTGCATCTATACTATTTAACCAGCAACACTTTAATTTTACCGTATTATTCTTCCGGGTTATAATTCTTCGTTCATAACCATTAGCAAAACCTGTTTTTACCAGTTAGATACTAATCTATTTAAGCTAGGTTGTGGCGTTAGCGTGCCGGATGCCATATAATAAGGTGAGGGTTGAGTTAAATAGTTTCGGGATATCTAGTAATTTTGCCTCATGTGCGGAATATCAGGAGTATATGCTTTCAGCGACAAAGGACGCGAGTCAATTATAAAATTAAAGAATTCAACGGATGCCATTGCAAGCCGGGGACCAGATTCTCAAGGTCAATATGTGTACGATAAAGTAGGCTTAGGGCACCGGCGCTTATCCATCCTGGATTTAAGCTCAGACGGGGACCAGCCTATGGTAGACGAATCAGGACGTTATACTATCGTATTTAATGGTGAAATATTTAATTTTCTGGAGTTAAAAAGGAAGCTGATTAATAATGGCTACACTTTCTTTTCAGGAACGGATACCGAAGTATTATTGAAGCTTTATATCACCGAAGGCAAAGATTTCTTAAAAAGACTAAATGGTTTTTTTGCTTTTGCTATCTACGATAAAGAAGAAGATTCCTTGTTTATTGCTCGTGACCGTATGGGCGTAAAGCCGTTGTTGGTTTACAAAGACGAAGATCAATTGTTATTTGCCTCCGAAATGAAAGCCATGCTGGCTTTTGGTATTCAGCGAAAGATTGATTTTGTATCGTTGTACCAATATTTGCAGTTCAATTATATTCCCGGACCGGCCTCTATATTTAAAGGAGTAAAAAAACTGGAGCCAGGGCACTACTTATATATCAAGAAAAACCGGGTTCTAAAAAAAGCCTGGTACCGCATTCCTTACGACCGGAAAAAAGCCCGTAAAAACGACTTGTCGTACGAAGAACAACAGAAAAAGCTGGTTAATTTACTCGATGATGCTGTACAGCGTCGCTTGATTGCCGATGTTCCTTTGGGCGCTTTTCTTAGCGGCGGCATTGATTCGTCGGTAATTGTGGCTTTAGCCTCCCGGCATACGCAGCATTTAAATACTTTTTCTATTGGTTATAAAGACGAGCCATTTTTTGACGAAACCCGATACGCGCAATTAGTAGCCGATAAGTATAAGACCAACCACACGGTATTTTCGCTTACCAATCAGGATTTATACGATCATCTATTCGACGTATTAAATTA
This region includes:
- the asnB gene encoding asparagine synthase (glutamine-hydrolyzing), with protein sequence MCGISGVYAFSDKGRESIIKLKNSTDAIASRGPDSQGQYVYDKVGLGHRRLSILDLSSDGDQPMVDESGRYTIVFNGEIFNFLELKRKLINNGYTFFSGTDTEVLLKLYITEGKDFLKRLNGFFAFAIYDKEEDSLFIARDRMGVKPLLVYKDEDQLLFASEMKAMLAFGIQRKIDFVSLYQYLQFNYIPGPASIFKGVKKLEPGHYLYIKKNRVLKKAWYRIPYDRKKARKNDLSYEEQQKKLVNLLDDAVQRRLIADVPLGAFLSGGIDSSVIVALASRHTQHLNTFSIGYKDEPFFDETRYAQLVADKYKTNHTVFSLTNQDLYDHLFDVLNYTDEPFADSSALAVYILSKRTREKVTVALSGDGADELFAGYNKHLGDFKVRKGGFVAEVVTFLGPLWDVLPKSRNSALGNRVRQFKRFSEGMLVSAKDRYYNWATLADEEEANLLLSKRIRRALSKNIYKKRKKHILEHIHQEGDLNEVLYTDMQLVLPNDMLTKVDLMSMANSLEVRTPFLDYKVVNFAFTLPQSSKIDADIKKRIVQDAFRPLLPAELYKRPKHGFEVPLLKWFRNELQPLITNELLSDDFIHSQDIFSVNEIRKLKAKLFSSNPEDVHARIWALIVFQHWWKKWMM